One window from the genome of Helicobacter pylori encodes:
- a CDS encoding SMI1/KNR4 family protein codes for METIPANSELNWEFVEPINENALNGLEERLKIGFSDEFKDFIKRSNYGFSQLRYFMVGNESYTFKHVLNFNLESLFIDFMQSLKEWLEPEEIVFANDGYGGYYLWNTTTDVVLFLDTDDGSKKALLNLNMFLKKLESRG; via the coding sequence ATGGAAACAATTCCTGCAAACTCAGAACTGAATTGGGAATTTGTAGAGCCGATCAATGAAAATGCGTTGAACGGGTTAGAAGAGCGATTGAAAATAGGCTTTAGCGATGAATTTAAGGACTTCATCAAACGATCAAACTATGGTTTTAGCCAATTGCGTTATTTCATGGTGGGCAATGAATCCTACACGTTCAAACATGTTTTGAATTTCAATTTAGAGAGCTTGTTCATTGATTTCATGCAGAGCTTAAAAGAATGGTTAGAGCCTGAAGAAATCGTTTTTGCTAATGACGGGTATGGGGGGTATTATCTTTGGAATACCACCACTGATGTGGTGCTGTTTTTAGACACCGATGATGGCTCAAAAAAAGCGCTATTAAATCTTAATATGTTTTTAAAAAAACTGGAATCAAGGGGTTAA